The Couchioplanes caeruleus nucleotide sequence AGTACGCGTCCCGGATCAGCCGACGGCGGCGCTGGGCCTCGTTACGGGCGGACTCGGCGGCAGCCAGCACGGCTCGGGCGGTGCCGCGTGCCTCGGCCAGCTCCTGCCGGACGACGGCGACCAGTGCGTTGCGCTGACCCACTCCACCCCCCGTTGTCCACGTTGGGGGATTTTAACCACTTTGGCCATTTAATCGACCTCTTGGGCGGTGTGTCGCGTTCACCGTGCCCCGGGTGCCGGGCTTCGCCGCGCCGGCGAAGGACGACGGCAGGATCCGCGCCCTCAGCGCGGGCGGGGTGCGGGTTTCGCCGCGCCGGCCCGGGACAACCAGCGGGGATCGGCGCTGACCAGGTCACGCCAGAGCCGCGCCGCGACCAGGTCGGCGCCCTCGGTCTTCCACCGGTGCAGGCTCCGGCGCGGCACGTACCGGCGGAACCAGTCGAGCGCCTGCCGGGCGTCGCGGTCCAGGCCCTCCGACTGCGGCGCCCGGTCGTACGGCCGCAGCCCCAGCACGCAGCAGTAGTGCAGGGCGTTGAAGAACCGCCACTCGTCCGTGGTGCCGAACGAGCCGGCGGGCTTGAGCCGGGTCACGTGCTCCGCCAGCACGGCCCGCAGCTCGGCGACCCGTACCAGCGGCTGGTCCGCGACGCCGGCGCCGCGCGCGTGCAGCCGCCGGTCCACGGTCGGCAGGTCGACCAGCGGATTGCGCAGCAACCGCCCCACGTCGGCGAAGTCCTCGAGGGCGCGGCGGGTCAGCTGCTTGAACTCGTCCTCGCTGAGCGCGATCATCCGGTGCCGCTCCCGGCGCCGGGGCAGCGCCTCGGCGGCCAGCAGCAACGCCGACCGCTCCGAGCGCAGGCGTTCGTCCTGCAGGAACGCGATCCGGTCCAGCCCGCCGCGCAGCAGCCCGGCCAGCCCCACCGCGCCCATCACCATCGCGACCAGCACGAACTGCAGCACGGCGACCACCCGCAGACCGGGGGCGGCGAGCATGGTCAGCGCCGCCGGCCCGCCGCAGAGCAGGCCGGCCACCACCGCGGCCACCAGCGAGCGACGCAGGTCGGGCAGCAGCCGCTCGCCGGTCTCCGCCGCGTCGTGCACCGCCACGAGATAGCCGAGCAACAGCAGGTCGAGGCCAACGGTCGCAAGCACCAGCTCCGGCGAGCCGAGGTCGACGGGGGCGAGCAGGCCGGCGAGGGCGACCGCGTACAGGGTGGCGGCGGCCGCGAGCGCGACCGGCAGCGGCCCCGGACGGACCTTGTCGCGGTAGCGCAGCAGCAGGACCGTCGCACCGGCGAGCGGTGCCAGCGCGACCAGCTTGCCGACGCCGGGCAGCACCGCGGCGAGCACCAGGAACAGCGCGGACACGAACACCCAGCCCTGGTTCACCTGCCGCCGCTCGGGCGCCTCACGGGGCAGCAGAGCCGTCGCCACGCCCGCCCAGCACAGCGCCGGCACGCACAACAGCACCCGGGCGGCCGGGGAACCGGGCGCGACCGTCCACGCGGCCACGGCCAGCGCGTACGCCCCCAGCGCCCCCGCCGCCCGCCAGAGCACGACGCGGGCCGGGTCACGCCCGAGCAGGTAGCAACCCAGCCACCAGGTCAGGGCGAAGGCGGGAACGGCGATCGCGGGCACCGCAGGAGTCAACCAAAGAGTTGTTGCGTACGGACACCCTCTGACCGCCGGCCTTCCCGCTTGCGCCGCCGACGTCGCCTGAACACCCACACGGCGGCGAGCACGAGCAGCACCAGCCCGAGGAGCACGAGCACCGGCAGCAGGATCGCGAGCACCGACAGCACGATGCTGGTGAAGTCCTCGGCCGTACTGGCCACCGGGGCGCCCACGCCGGCCGTGGTGGCGTTGACCACCGGCCGCGACGCGGCCTTGAGCCCGTGAACACAGAGCGCGATGAGGACGCCGGCGGCGACCGGCACCCACTGGTGCGAGCCGAAGAAGGCGCCGGGGTCGGAGACGGTGACGGTCTGCGAGTTCGACCCCGCGCCGAACGCGAGGCCGCCCGCGGTCGGCCGGACCACCGTCTGCACCACGTCGTTCACGTGGTCCACCACCGGCACCTTGTCGGCGACGACCTCGACCGCCAGCAGCACGGCGAGGATGAGCATGACCCACCCGTTCGAGAGCCACTGCCACCCGCCGGGCAGGTCGATCGCGTCGGTGAACCGGGCCAGCAGACCCATCGTGAGCAGGGGGATGTACGCGTTCAGCCCGGCGGATGCCGCCAGGCCGCTTCCGGTGAGCGCTTCGAGCACGATCTCAGCATGGCACCGCCGCGCTCGCCCCGCCCGGAAGCGACAGCTACCCTCGTGCGGTGCGTCTGGTCATCGCGAAGTGCTCCGTGGACTATGTCGGCCGTCTCTCCGCCCACCTGCCGCCGGCCGTGCGCCTGCTCATGGTCAAGGCCGACGGGTCGGTGTCGATCCACGCCGACGACCGGGCGTACAAGCCGCTGAACTGGATGAGCCCGCCCTGCAAGCTGCAGGAGGCGCCGGGCGTCTGGAAGGTGGTCAACAAGGCCGGCGAGGAGCTGCGGATCACCCTGGAGGAGATCTTCCAGGACACCTCGTACGACCTCGGCGTGGATCCGGGGCTGGTCAAGGACGGCGTCGAGGCGCACCTGCAGGAGCTGCTGGCGGCCCACCCGGAGACCTTCGGCGAGGGCCACACGCTGGTGCGCCGCGAGTTCATGACCGCGATCGGCCCGGTCGACCTGCTGCTGAAGGACGCCAACGGCGGCTCGGTGGCGGTCGAGGTCAAGCGTCGCGGCGAGATCGACGGCGTCGAGCAGCTCACCCGCTACCTGGAGCTGATGAACCGCGACCCGCTGCTCGCGCCGGTGCAGGGCGTGTTCGCGGCGCAGGAGATCAAGCCGCAGGCCCGGGTGCTGGCGACCGACCGCGGCATCCGCTGCGTGGTCGTCGACTACGACAAGCTGCGCGGCATGGAGCGCAACGAGCTGACCCTCTTCTAGCGGGCGCTCAGCTCCACCCGGTCGGTGGCCGTCGTGCCGCTGAGGTAGGCGCGCGCCCCGAAGCCGGCGACGGCGGCCTGGACGATCACGCCGGTCCAGGACAGCGGGCCGCCCTGGGCCATCTGCACGATCGTCGGCAGGCCGAGGATCAGCACGTCCACCCCGGCGAAGGCGGCGAGCACGGGGCCGGTCGCGATCGACCCCGCGGGCGTCTCCAGCGGCAGCAGCGAGTTGTCCACGAAGCCCGTACGGGCCTTGCGGACCGCGGCGACCGCGCCCACCGGGCCGAGGGCCGCTCCGAGCGCCCACCACGGGCCCGGCGGGAGGTCGCCGAGCACGCCCAGCAGGATCAGCGCGGCGGTGTACCAGAGCGCGGCCACGACGCCGGGGACCACGAGCCGCTGCAGGACCGCCGTCCGCGAGCTGAGGCCCAGCATGCGCGGCATCCACGGGTTGCCGGCGTCGGTGCGGACGTTCGCCGTCGTGACGCCGCCGGCCACCATGCCGCCGACCAGGACCGCCATGGCGAGTACCCAGCCCGGGGCGTGCGCCAGCAGCGACGGCAGCGCCGCACTGCCGGCCAGCCACAGCAGCCGCCGCGGCCGGCGCCGCACCATCAGCAGGTCCTGGGCCACGAGCGCCGGGATGCGCTCCGGCAGCCGCCGGGACCGCAGCCGCCGGCGGCCCCAGTAGCGCCGCTCGACCATCTCGGTGACGAACGACGGTTCCACGCCGAACGCCGAGTCCGCGAACGTGCCGGCCGTGCGGGACGCCTCCAGGATCCGGTCGTTGGGCGTACGGGCGAGGCCGCGTACCGCCAGCAGGAAGAACACGAGCACGACCACCGCGAGCGGACCCGTGGCCGTGGCCACGACGGAGGCCGCGGGCCACCCGGCCGGCGCGTGCGGCGCGGCCACGGCCGAGTCGGCGACCAGCCCGGCCAGCCCGGCCGCGAGCAGGACGTACGCCGCATCGTCCGACCAGGACGCCCACCGCCGCTCGCCCTGGGCCCCCAGCGCCGTCAGCATCAGCGCGCCCCCGAGCAGCGCCCCGCCCAGCGGGAGCAGGGCACCCGCCCCGGCCGGCACCGGCCGCGCGGCGACGTGCCCGACGATCGCGAAGGCGCCCAGCGCGCCCGCGGCAGCGGCGGCGGCCGTGGCCACCCACAGCGACGGCAGCAGCAGCCGGCGCCGGCTCACCGGGGCGGTCAGCAGCCATGACGCGGCCGGGCGGCTGAGCGCCAGCGGACCGAGCCGGCGCAGCGCGAGATACAGGCCGCCGGCGACCGCCGCGGCCAGCGAGTACGCCGCCAGCTCCGAGGCGTTCGGCGTGCCCGGCCAGAAGACCGCCGCGAGTTGCCGGTGCACCATCCCGCCGACGATGAACACGAAGAGCACGGCGAAGTAGAAGTTGCCGAGCGTCTCCCCGCGCTCGCGATGCGCCGACCGCGTGCGCCGCACCCACCGCCGCACTGCCCCGACGTCGGTCATGGAGTCGCCGTGTGCAGGTCCGCCATGCCGACCGGCGAGGTGCCCGCCGCGGCCGCGAAGACCTCGTCGTGGCTCGCGATCAGGACCGTGCCACCGTCCTCCCGGTACGCCGCCAGCATCGCCGCGACGGTCGCCCGGCCCTCCGGGTCGAGCCGTTGCTCCGGCTCGTCCAGGATCAGCAGGCGGCTCGGGCGCAGCAGGGTGAGCGCGAGCGTGAGCCGCTGCTTCTGCCCCGACGACAGCGACGGCGGGATCGCGTCCGCGTGCGACGTGAGGCCGAACCGGTCGAGCGCCTCGTCGATCCCCGCATCCTGCGGCGGCATGCCGTGGGCGCGGCACACCAGCTCGGCGTGCTCGCGCGCGGTCAGCCCGGGATACCAGGTCGGTGGCTCCACGGTGGTCGCCACCGCCCGCCAGAACTCCGGCGTGGAGCCGGGCGGGCCGCCGAAGACCTCGACCTCACCGCCGTCCGGCCGCTGCAGGCTGGTGATGCAGCGCAGCAGCGTCGACTTGCCGATGCCGTTCTCGCCGGTGATGCAGACCCCGGCCCCGATGGGCACGGTGAGGTCGACGTCGACCAGCACGGGCGTCGAGCCGTAGCTCACCGACAGGCCGCGGACCTCGATCGCGCAATGATCCACCGGGTGACGCTAGCAGGGAGGGTCACGGGCGGCGGCCGTACAGGAGCTTCACCGCCTTGACGATGCGCCGCACCTGGGCGGGTGTGCGCTCGAACGTCATCGAGGGCAGCAGCGACGGCCCCCGGCGTACGGTGATCGCCTTCGGCACGCCGAACTCGCGCAGCCCGTCGTCGCCGTGGATG carries:
- a CDS encoding ABC transporter ATP-binding protein, producing MDHCAIEVRGLSVSYGSTPVLVDVDLTVPIGAGVCITGENGIGKSTLLRCITSLQRPDGGEVEVFGGPPGSTPEFWRAVATTVEPPTWYPGLTAREHAELVCRAHGMPPQDAGIDEALDRFGLTSHADAIPPSLSSGQKQRLTLALTLLRPSRLLILDEPEQRLDPEGRATVAAMLAAYREDGGTVLIASHDEVFAAAAGTSPVGMADLHTATP
- a CDS encoding DUF4126 domain-containing protein, producing MLEALTGSGLAASAGLNAYIPLLTMGLLARFTDAIDLPGGWQWLSNGWVMLILAVLLAVEVVADKVPVVDHVNDVVQTVVRPTAGGLAFGAGSNSQTVTVSDPGAFFGSHQWVPVAAGVLIALCVHGLKAASRPVVNATTAGVGAPVASTAEDFTSIVLSVLAILLPVLVLLGLVLLVLAAVWVFRRRRRRKREGRRSEGVRTQQLFG
- a CDS encoding DUF6297 family protein, which produces MTDVGAVRRWVRRTRSAHRERGETLGNFYFAVLFVFIVGGMVHRQLAAVFWPGTPNASELAAYSLAAAVAGGLYLALRRLGPLALSRPAASWLLTAPVSRRRLLLPSLWVATAAAAAAGALGAFAIVGHVAARPVPAGAGALLPLGGALLGGALMLTALGAQGERRWASWSDDAAYVLLAAGLAGLVADSAVAAPHAPAGWPAASVVATATGPLAVVVLVFFLLAVRGLARTPNDRILEASRTAGTFADSAFGVEPSFVTEMVERRYWGRRRLRSRRLPERIPALVAQDLLMVRRRPRRLLWLAGSAALPSLLAHAPGWVLAMAVLVGGMVAGGVTTANVRTDAGNPWMPRMLGLSSRTAVLQRLVVPGVVAALWYTAALILLGVLGDLPPGPWWALGAALGPVGAVAAVRKARTGFVDNSLLPLETPAGSIATGPVLAAFAGVDVLILGLPTIVQMAQGGPLSWTGVIVQAAVAGFGARAYLSGTTATDRVELSAR
- the nucS gene encoding endonuclease NucS; protein product: MRLVIAKCSVDYVGRLSAHLPPAVRLLMVKADGSVSIHADDRAYKPLNWMSPPCKLQEAPGVWKVVNKAGEELRITLEEIFQDTSYDLGVDPGLVKDGVEAHLQELLAAHPETFGEGHTLVRREFMTAIGPVDLLLKDANGGSVAVEVKRRGEIDGVEQLTRYLELMNRDPLLAPVQGVFAAQEIKPQARVLATDRGIRCVVVDYDKLRGMERNELTLF